TTGAGGAGATGATGATCCCGATCCGCGTGGGCGAGGAACTCGGGCGGGACCGCTTTCTGGAGCGGCTGGTGGAGAACCTCTACACGCGCAACGATGTGGTGCTCTCGCGGGGAAATTTCCGGGTGCGTGGTGAGGTGGTGGATGTCTTTCCCGCCTACATGGAGAGCGCGATTCGGATCGAGTTCTGGGGGGACGAGGTGGAGTCCATCCAGGCGCTTGACCCGCTCACCGGCGATACTGGCGAGCGCATGGAGCACTTTCAGCTCTATCCGGCCAACCAGTACATCACCCCGCGCCGGAAGCTCGAGACCGCCGTCAAGGCCATCCGTGAGGAGCTGGACGGGCGGATTGCCGAGCTGGAGAAGGACCAGCGACTGGTCGAGGCTCAGCGTCTGCGCATGCGTACCGAGTATGATATCGAGCTGTTACAGGAGATGGGCTTTTGCAGCGGCATCGAGAACTATTCGCGCCACCTGAGCGGTCGTAAGTCCGGCGAACGCCCCTGGTGCCTGATCGACTTTTTCCCGGACGACTTCCTGCTCGTGCTCGACGAGAGCCACGCCACCTGGCCGCAGATCGGGGCCATGTACAAGGGTGACCGTTCGCGAAAGGAGCGGCTGGTCGAGTACGGCTTTCGGCTGCCCTCGGCGCTGGATAACCGCCCGCTGCGCAGCGAGGAGTTTCAGGAGGTGACGGGGCAGACAATCTTTGTCTCGGCCACCCCGGCGGCCTATGAACTGGAGCACTCCAGCGTCATCGCTGAGCAGGTGATTCGGCCGACTGGCTTGCTGGACCCCATCATGGAGCTGCGCCCGATCAAGGGGCAGGTCGAGCACCTTATTGGCGAGGTCAAGTCCGCTGCCGAGCGTGGCGAGCGGGTGCTCGTGACGACGCTGACCAAGCGCATGTCCGAGGACCTCACGACCTACCTGCGCGAGTCTGGGGCGCGCGTCGAGTACCTGCACTCGGACATCGATGCGATCGAGCGGGTGGAGATCCTTCGTAATCTGCGCAGAGGAGACTTCGACGTGCTGGTTGGCGTGAACCTCCTGCGTGAAGGCCTTGACCTGCCCGAGGTTTCGCTGGTGGCGATCCTGGACGCGGACAAGGAGGGCTTTCTGCGGAGTGAGACCAGCCTGATTCAGACAGCTGGTCGCGCTGCCCGGCACGAGAAGGGCCGTGTGATCCTCTATGCTGACGTGATGACCGACTCGCTGCGTCGAACGCTGGAGGTGACCGATAAGCGTCGTCAGAAGCAGGCGGCCTATAATGCGGAGCACGGGATCACGCCGCGCTCAGTCAAGCGAGGCCTCCAGGCGAGCCTGCATGTGCCGGGGGCAAGCGATGAGGCAGATGCGGTCAATGTCGCCGAGGCCGGCGGCGACGAGGATGTCGCTATCGTACTGGCCGAGCTGGAAAGCGAGATGCTCGAAGCCGCCGCGAATCTGGAGTTCGAGCGCGCCGCCGTGCTGCGGGATCAGATCGATGCGCTCAAAAGCGGGGAGGCTAGGGGCGGCTTCTCAGGGAAGCGCCGCAAATCAGCCTCACGTAAAAAGAAAAGCGGCCGCCGACGATAGAGTTGTGTCCTTACTCTTAGGGGGTGGCTTATCGGGATGGCTTTCGGGGGATGTGATCAACGTTGGTGTTAGTTAATCCGTTAAAACAGTAACCTGCTAGTGGGTACATCACTATGTCCCGGTCGGAGGTTTTTTTAGGTCTATGTCTCTATCGTTAATTGAAAGTCATTAACTATAATAGTGCAAAGTGGTGGCATCTAGTAGCATCGTAGTACAAATGTTTGCATAAAATACTACGTTGAATGCAAAAAAGCAGGCGGACGAATTCGTCCGCCTGCCACCAGTAAAAACAGGGTTCCCAGGTAAGGTTAATACAGGCCTGAAATTGGCGCAGGTGGCCAGATTAACGCTTAGTCTCCAGTTTTTGGGGTGCCATCGCGCACGCAAACGATGGTCCCGATGAGCAGTGGCCTGAAGGTTCAGGCTTGGGTGAGCTTGGTCGACCTGCCCGGACCGACTGTCGCTATAAACCCGCCGGAGCGAGTGCTATTTCTTCTTTGCAGCCTTGAAGTCTGCAGCAGGTTCGCTGGCGACGATGCCGTCTGCGAGCCGCTCCAGGTGAGTCGCAATGAAGTTGGATCGATTGCGATTCTCCTCATCCGCCAACTTGTCGATACGCTCAACCAAGTTTTGCGGAAGGCTGATGGAGATTTGGGTTTTACCGGGCGCACGCCCGTGGTTTTGTTTTCTTTGTGCCATATGCAGTGTGCTTATTGATAAACCTTTATCTATTACACTTGCGGAAATGATTTTCAACAAAAATATCATTTTCGCAGTATCTAATCAGATACGGGCTATCTACGTGTATACTGATGTCCAATCAACTGGTGCTTACCGTGGTAAGCACCAGTACGGACACTGTATAACTAACCCTTGTAAATCTCAAGCAGGGTATCTGCAATTTCCGACGGAGTCGGAGAGACGGCAATGCCGGCATCTTTGAGGGCGGCAATCTTGGTATCGGCGGAGCCGCTGCTGCCCGAAACGATGGCACCAGCGTGGCCCATGCGGCGTCCGGGAGGCGCGGTTGTACCCGCGATAAAGGCGGCAACCGGCTTTTTGACATTGGCTTTGATGTAGGCGGCGGCTTCCTCTTCGGCGCTGCCACCGATTTCACCGATCAAAATAATGGCTTCGGTCTCGGGATCTTCGTTGAAGAGCTTGACCGCGTCGGTGTGGCTGGTGCCGTTGACGGGGTCGCCACCGATACCGATGCAGGTGGTCTGGCCGTGGCCGCGTACGGTCAGCTGGTACATGGCCTCGTAGGTGAGGGTACCGGAGCGGCTGACGACGCCGACCTTACCGGGCTGGGCAATGTAACCGGGCATGATGCCGATATTGCAGACGCCGGGGGTCATGATGCCGGGGCAGTTCGGCCCGATGAGGCGGGCTTTGCTCTTCTTGAGGGCGTCCTTGACGATCGTCATGTCGCGGACCGGGATGCCCTCGGTGATGCAGATAATGGTCTCGATACCGGCGTCGATGGCCTCGAGGATGCCGTCCGCAGCGAAGGGCGGCGGGACGAAGATCACCGAGGTGTTGGCGCCTTCCTTTTCGACGGCGTCGTGCACCGTGTTAAAGATCGGGAGCTTGTCTTCCCATTTGGTTCCGCCCTTACCCGGCGTGACCGCAGCCACGTAGTTGGTGCCGTAGGCGATGTTATTGAGTGCGTGCAGGGTTCCGGCTTTGCCAGTAATGCCCTGGCCAACCACCCGCGTATCTTTTCCGACGAGAACGCTCATTGTACGAAATAGACTTAAATAGTTTAAAGTGGGTTAGGTGCCGGGCTTACTTCTTGATCTGCTCGACAATTTTCTTGGCGGCGTCGGCGAGCGAGTCACCCGAGGTCAGCTTGAGGCCGCTTTCTTCGAGCAGCTTCTTGCCTTCGGCGACTTCGTTGCCTTCGAGGCGGACGACCAGGGGCACGTTCAGATCGACGTTCTTGGCCGCGCCGATGATGCCCAGGGCAATGGTCTTGCAGCTCATGATGCCGCCGAAGATGTTGACCAGGATGCCTTCGACATTCGGGTCGCTGAGGATGATCCGGAAGGCTTCGGTGACCTGCTCTTCGTTAGCACCACCGCCTACGTCGAGGAAGTTGGCAGGGTTGCCGCCAAAGTGCTTGATGATGTCCATGGTGGCCATGGCCAGGCCGGCACCGTTCACGAGGCAGGCGATGTTCCCGTCCAGAGCGATGTAGTTGAGTCCGAACTTGGAAGCTTCGACTTCCTTGGGGTCTTCTTCTCCGAGGTCGCGCATGGCGACGACGTCGGGATGGCGGTAAAGGGCGTTGCTGTCAAAGTTGACCTTGGCGTCGAGGGCTTCGACGTCACCGTCAACCGTGGTGATCAGCGGGTTGATCTCGACCAGCGAGCAGTCCTTTTCCCAGAACATGTTGTACAGGCCGGTGAGGATCTTATCCATCTGCTTGAGCTGCTCCTTTGTGTTGAGCCCAAGGCCAAAGGCGATCTGGCGCTTATGGAAGGGATGGAGTCCACCGGCGGGATCGACGTGAACCTTCGTGATCTTCTCAGGCGTTTCAGCTGCGACCTTCTCGATGTCCATGCCGCCCTCGGTGGAGGCGATGAAGACCGGTTGCGAGGTTTCGCGGTCGAGCAGGATGGCGAGGTAGAACTCCTTGCCGATCTTGCTGGCTTCAGTGAAGTAGACGGTCTTGACCTCGCGGCCCTTGGGGCCGGTCTGGTGGGTGACCAGGGTGTTGCCGAGCATGGCCTTACCGGCCGCCATGGCTTCTTCCTTGGTGTCGAGGACTTTTACCCCGCCCTTGTACCCGTCGGTAAAGGTACCTTTGCCGCGTCCGCCGGCGTGGATCTGTGACTTCACGACGATCTTCTCGCCCGTGATGCTGTCAATCGCTGCCTCGAATTCATCTACGCTCTGAACCGCTTTACCAGCGGGCACCGGAATGCCGTACTGGGTGAACAGTTCCTTGGCCTGATATTCATGAATGTTCATGTCGTGTGTGCTGTGCTGTTTACACATGACGGGGGATTGACCCGGCATGGCAACCAATTTTTTTGCAATTGCAGGTATTAGAAGCACTCTTAACCGAGCACTTCAGCTTGTCTGGCGGTAATCTGCGCGATGCCGTGCTTACCCAGCTCCAGCAGACGTGCCAGTTGGTCGGCCGAGAACGTAGCTTCCTCGCCCGTGCCCTGCACTTCTACGTACTGGCCAGCGCCGGTCATGACAATATTAAAGTCCACCGAGGCCTCCCGGTCTTCTGGATAGTTCAGGTCGAGGATCTCCAACTCGTGGAAAATGCCGACGCTGACCGCGGCCACGGAGTCACGGAAAGGGCTCTCTGTGAGCACGCCGTCATCGATCAGACGCTTGACGGCCAACTGCGCGGCGACGTAGGAGCCAGAAATGGAGGCGGTGCGGGTGCCACCGTCGGCCTGGAGCACGTCGCAGTCGATCCACAGCGTGTAGCCGGGGATTTTTGAGAGGTCCACCACAGCGCGCAGGGAGCGGCCGATCAGGCGCTGGATTTCAACCGAGCGGCCATCGAGCTTGCCCTTGGCGATATCGCGCTTTTTGCGATCATGGGTGGAGTAGGGGAGCATCGAGTACTCCGCGGTGATCCAGCCACTCTCGACGCCCTGCTCGCGCATCCAGCCGGGGACGCGCTTCTCCAGCGTGGCCGCGCAGATGACGCGGGTGTTGCCGTAGCAAGCCAGGACCGAGCCGGTAGCGTGGGGCGCGAACCCCGGTTCGAAAGACAGGGGACGCAGCTGGTCAGGCAGCCGGCCATCGAGTCGCTTTTCAGTGGACATACCCGGCCCAGCATTAAGGGCTGTCGGCATTTGGGCAACGGGAAACTCCGGCTGGGTGTGTGATCAGTAGGACGATCTTTTTTAACCGTAGAGACGCAAAGGCTCAAAGTCCTGATCCTTCATTGAAATATATTATGATGTCGGTAACTCGTTGCGTCGAGCGAATTGCGACATACTGGTGCGAAGGGGGGCATAAGTCTTCTGCTGCTTTCTGCTCTTTGGCAGTGGAAAGCACACAATGACCAATCTCAGCTGCGTTTGCCGGGGCAGCGAACGTAGTGAGCGATGGGGCGCAGCCCCATCAATGCCAGCGGGTGCAACCCGCTTAGGCTTCGACTTCTTCGGGGGCGGGTTCGACCCACTTGCCATGTTCCTTGATCAGGTCCACGAGGCGGTCGAGGGCTTCGGCCTCGGGGATGTTGACCTTCACGCACTCCTTGCCGACGTAGAGGTTGATCTTGGCCGGGGCGCCGCCCACGTATCCGAAGTCTGCGTCAGCCATTTCACCGGGGCCATTGACGATGCAGCCCATGACGGCGATGGTCACTCCCTTGAGGTGCCCGGTGCGGGCCTTGATGCGGCCGGTGACCTCCTGCAGGTCGAAGAGCGTGCGTCCGCAGCTCGGGCAGGCCACGTACTCGGTCTTGACGGTGCGCATGCGCGCGCCTTGCAGGATGTTGTAGGACAGAGCGGTGCAGCGGGCCAGGTCGTCGATGGTGTCCACGCTGATGAGGTCCCCGAAGCCATCCGCGAAGGACGGGCCGGTGAACATGGCGGCTTCCAGCAACTGGCGGCCAAAGCCTTCTTCTTTAAGAATCTCGAAGTCCGCGCGCATGCGCAGCCACAGCGGACCGCGCAGGTCCTTTTTCAGGAGGATGTCGCCGAGAGCGCGGTAGGCACCGACGGCGTGAATGTCCGTGTGGCTGGAAAGGGTGTGGACGACGTTGGGCTGTCCGGCGAGCTGGGTGCTCAGGGCGGAGACGGCAGCGGCGTCGGCATCGACGGCGAGCAACAGGCCGTGCTTCTGCGTGAGGGTGAGGTACTCAGCGAGCGCATCGGCATCGCCTGCCCCAAAGCGTTTGACGAGCATCCAGCCGCAGCGGTCGTTCCAGTCAAAGGCATCGAGAGCAGCGGTGGAAACGCCGTCGCCCAGCTCGGCTACGAGCACCTTAATGGCGGGGGCGAGGGTCTTTTGCAGACTCAGCAGGTGAATCAGGTCGAGATCGCTCTCAACCTTTACGAGCAGACCCTCGATGCGGGCGTCCTTGAGGACCTTATGGGCAGCGAGCACATCCTTGGTGATCTGAGTATGCTCGGAAAGCGGACGGAAGCTGGGCGAGATGACGCGCGGCGGCTCCAGCGTGTTGATCGGGCACTCGGCCCCGAAGTTGATCTCGGTGATGTCGCGGCGCTTGTAATGGTAGGGATCGACGGCTTCCGGTTCGCGCTCGGTTGCCGGATGGGCTGCGGATTGCTCCCAGAGAGCGTGGGCGCGGTCGGCCAGGTCGCGGGCGACGGGGACTTCGTACCAAGGGTCCTCGGTCAGGGAGACGCGGATGGTGTCGCCGAGGCCGTCGTAAAGCAGGGCGCCGATACCGATGGCGCTCTTGATACGGGCGTCTTCACCGTCCCCGGCCTCGGTCACACCGAGGTGGAGCGGGTAATTAAAACCGGCCTCATCCATGCGGGCGACAGCGAGGCGGTAGGCCTCGATCATGACCTTGGTGTTGCTGGCCTTCATGGAGACGACGATATCGCGGAATCCATGATCGTCGGCGATGCGCATGAACTCCAGGGCGCTCTCGACCATGCCCAGCGGGGAGTCCCCGTAGCGGTTCATGATGCGGTCGGAGAGGGAGCCGTGGTTGGTGCCGATGCGCAGGACGCGGCCCAGCTCCTTGGAGCGCTTGACCAGCGGGGTAAAGGCTTCGTGCAGGCGCTGAAGTTCGTTGTCGTATTCGGCGTCGGTGTACTCCTTGACGGCGAACTTCTTCTTGTCGGCGTAGTTGCCGGGGTTGACGCGGACCTTCTCCACGTGCTCGATGGCGACCATCGCGGCGGAGGGCAGGAAGTGGATGTCGGCGACCAGCGGGATGTCGGCGAAGCCCGCGGCGCTGAACTGCGCGCGAATGTCCTTGAGGGCTTCGGCGGCGGCCTTGTTGGGGGCGGTCAGGCGCACGATCTCGCACCCGGCCTCGGCCAGCTTGATGCATTGCTTGACGGAGGCGTCTACGTCCTGGGTCAGGCTGGTCGTCATCGACTGGACCCGGATCGGGTTATTTCCGCCGATGCCGACGGCACCGATCTTAACCTCGGTGGTCGGACGGCGCAGGGCCTGAAAACGCGACTGGCAGTAAAGTCTCATGGTGGTCTCAATTAGATTTCCTCAGCCCGGAAAACAAGCGAAAAGGCGTGTCAGCCCCATGCTGCGGGGTGATTCTCCCGGTCTGTTGCAAAGTTGTAACGGGCAGGCTACTCGGTCTTTTCGGGGAAGGCAACCGGGATGTAGTAGGCCTGATTGCGGATGGCCTGGCGTTTGGATTCGGCGTCGCCGACCCAGTCGAGCGAGTCAAAGAGCGTGATGTAGGCCATGAGCCCGAAGAGCAGCACGACGAAGACCCCGGTCGCAGCCTCGATCAGGCTGCGCGGCATGGGGCGGCCAAGCAGCTTCGAGACGGTGGCGATAGTCATGTGCCCGCCGTCGAGGACGGGGATGGGCAGCAGGTTGAGCAGGGCGAGGTTGACGTTCAGGATAACGGCAAAGGCCAGAGCGGCGCGGAAGCCGTCCCACTTGGTCTCGAAAATGTCCGGGCTGGAAAAGCTGTGCACGAGTCGGCCGATGCCGATGGCGCCGTTGAGGTCCTTGAAGCCGATGTCCGAGCGCGGGCTGACCAGGCTGCCGAGTACGCGGCCGATCATACGGAGGCTGGCTACGAACTGCTCGGGGGGCGTGGGGTGGGCGATGATGAGGTCGTCCTGCAGGGAAAAGCCGATCATGGCCATGGTGATCGGGTCGACGAGGGACGCCTGCCAGTCATCAATGCCCTGAAATACGTAGTCTTTGCCCTCCTGGCTAAATGTAAGTGCGGGGCCGGGCTCGTCAGCATTGGCGGCAGCGATGAGGGATGAGAGGCTGTTGACGGGCGTGCTGCCGATGCTCAGCAACGTATCGCCGGGATGGAACTGATCGGCCAGCGGGCTGTTTTCGGCTACATCGAAAAGGATGACACGCGCCTCTGTGTTGGGGGAGGCGGGGTTACCGCTTTCGCCCGGTTCATACATGGGCATGAACTCGGCGTAGGCCTCGGGCTGGTCGATGGGGGCAAGACGGGCCAGGGGTTTGGTCCAGGGGACGCTGGCAGGGGAGACCTCAAGGGTGATCGGTTTGCCGTCGCGGATGAGGGCGAGGGTGACGGTTTCGCCGACATGGCCGTCGATATAATCGTTGAGGCTCCGGAGGTTATAAAGTTTTTCGCCATCCACGGCCTTGATCATGTCGCCGGGCTGGAGGCCCGCCCGCTCGGCGGGAGAGTTGGGCATGATCGCGCCTACGCGCAGGTTCTGGGCCGGAGCGATACCGATGCGGCGGATGTCGCGCCCGGAGCGCTCATTGTAGGTCGAGAGCACGGGAAAGGCCTCGATGGGAAGGATGTCACCGTCGCGGTCGATGAGGAGCTTGACGCGGGGGTTCCCGGCGGCATCGCGCCCGGAGCCGGTCGCGATCAGCATGGAAATATCCTGAAAGTCGGTGACGGGCTCACCGTCGATCTGGAGGATGCGGTCACCGGGCTGCAGTCCGGCCTTGGCGGCGGGGGAGGGCACGGAGGTTTCGGCGTCGATGCTCAGCTCAGGAGTCACGTAGCCGATGACATTGGTCTCAACGGAGCTGCGGGTCGGGGTGCCTGCGACCCACACGGCGGTGGCTAACAGTACGGCCAGCACGAGATTGAAGAACGGACCGGCGAAGGCCACGATCATCTTGTCGGCGTAGCTGATTGAGGGCAGGGTGTCGGCGTCATCGCTGTCGCCTTCGAGGGCTTTCATGTCCGCCAGCTGCGGGAGCGCGACGAAGGCCCCAAAGGGGATCCAGCAGAAGCAGTACTCGACGCCGTCTTTGCCGCGCCAGCCGAAGATTTTCGGCCCCAGCCCGAAGATCGAGAAGCGCTCGACCTTGAGGCCGCGCCATTTGGCGGCCAGAAAGTGCCCGAGCTCGTGGATGATGATGGCTCCGTTGAAAAACAGGATAATCAGCACCCAGCCCCACGCGTTGGTGAAGAGGTTTTGCAGGAGATTGCCGTCGCCACTCATGGTTTAATCTATCGTTGTCCGCAAAGGTACGGAATGATGGAACGGTAAAAAGTCAAAGCGCAGGGTAATATCATGAGCGGGTGGCGTGTGGATGGATGGCGTGGGCAGTCTGGGGCGGCTGACAGCGAGGTGGATACGCTTAGAACCGCTCCGGGGCGAAAATGTTCGCTGCTTATTGGGCAAGGCTGGTGGTCAGCGTGGCGACCTTGTCGGCGGCGATACGGCGGGCCTCGGCATCGGCGGCCAGCAGGTCGTCGAGGTTGTCCGGGTCGTGGTTAGAGATAGCGGAAAGGGTCTGCTCAATGACGCGCGGGATGTCCAGATAGCCGATGCGGTCGGCCACGAAGGCCTCGACGGCGACCTCATTCGAGGCATTAAAGGCGCCGGTGGCGATCCCGCCAGCCAGGGCGGCTTCACGGGCCAGACGCAGGCAGGGGAACTGTACCTCGTCCGGCGGGCGGAATTCGAGGCTCATCAGCTGCGAAAAGTCGAGGGTGGCGTCCACGCCCACCGCCCGCTCAGGGTAGAGGAGGGTGTGCTGGATGGCAAAGGTCATGACCGGCGGGCAGAGCTGGGCCAGAATCGAGCCGTCCACGTACTGCACCATCGAGTGGACGATGCTCTGAGGGTGGATGGTGACGTCGATGCGGTCGGCGGGCAGGTCAAAGAGCCAGCGGGCTTCGATCAGCTCCAGGCCCTTGTTGGCCATGGTGGAGGAGTCGATGGTGATCTTCGGGCCCATATCCCAGTTGGGGTGCTTGAGGGCCATTTCCTTGGTCACCGTGGTCATTTGCTCGCGGGTGAAGTCCCGGAAGGGACCGCCCGAAGCGGTTAAAATGAGGCGGTCCACGTCCACCTTGCGTTCGCCCTGCAGGCACTGGAAGATGGCGTTGTGCTCGCTGTCGAGCGGGAGCATGCGGGAGCCGGACTTTTTCGCCGTCTCCATGACAAACTTGCCCGCGAGCACGAGGATCTCTTTGCTGGCCAGCGCGATGTCCTTGCCTTTTTCGAGGGCGGCCAGGGTGGGCTTGAGCGAAAGTGTGCCAACCACGGCGGGGACGACCAGCTCGGCCTCTTCCAGTACGGAAACGGCGATCAGCCCCTCCAGCCCGCAGTAAAGCTTCGTTTCGGCTGGGAACTCGCCCGAGGCCTTGGCCTCGGTGCAGGCGGCTTCGTCGTAGATGGCAACGTGGGGGACGTTAAACTCTTTGGCGATGCGGGCCAGATCGCGCCAGCGGCGGCGACCTGCGATGGCGAGCAGTTCGAGCTTGTCCGGGTGCTTGGCGACGACGCGCAGCGTATTTTCACCAATGGAGCCGGTGGCCCCGAGCAGGACGATCTTTTTGGGACTGGACATGGAACGGTAAAGTCAATCAGGACCGGTGGGCCGTGCAGCGGCTACACCAGATACTTGAATAAGAGGTACCCGGCGGGTGCGGTCAAGATCAGGCTGTCCGTCAGGTCAAAGATGCCCCCGATGCCCGGAATGGCGCTGCCGGAGTCCTTGACGCCAGCCCGGCGCTTGAGGATGGATTCGATCAGGTCCGAGACCAGAGCCAGGTCCCCGAGGATGGCTGCGATGAGGGCGGCCTTGAGCCAGGTCAGCCCGTCGGGCAGTTGGTCGGGGAAACCGGCCAGCAGGAGCACGCCAACCAGAGCGGAAACAGCGACCCCTCCCAGGGCTCCCTCGATGGTCTTCTTCGGGCTGATGTGGGGGCAGAGCTTGTGCTTGCCGAATTTCATACCCACGAGCAGCCCGCCCACGTCGGAGAACTTCGACACCGCGACGATCCAGATCGGCACCATTACTGTGCCGTAGTCATGCATGATCAGGGTGTAGAACTGGAGCATGAAGGGCACGTAGATGAGCCCGAACAGGGTGGGGAGAAAGACTTGGCGTATGTTGGGCCAGACCAGCAGCGTAAAGGCGAGCACGATCATGGCCAGGGCCAGCAGGTCCAGTGGGCGGCCGTCAAGGTAGTAGCTGCCGAGCACCAGCACGAGCCCGAGCCCGGCGCCGAGCGCCTTGAGCGGGCGGTAGCCCATTTTCTCCAGTAGCTGGTAAAACTCAATCTGCGTGAGCGCCGTCAGCGCAGCGAGCAGGAGTACGCCCCCGTCTGCGCCGAAGAGCACAAGCACGGCGATAATCACGGCCCACAGGCCTAGGGTGCTGGCGATGCGCTTCCTCACCGATTGATGGCAGGTTCGCTCGCCGGGGCGGCCTTGATCTGCTCGCCGGTCTTGCCGAAGCGGCGCTGGCGCTGGCGGAAGTTCTCCACCGCCTCTATAAAGTGCTTGCGGTCAAAGTCGGGCCAGTAGACCGGCGTGAAGACCATCTCAGAGTAGGCGCACTGCAGGAGCAGAAAGTTACTGATGCGGGTCTCACCCGAGGTGCGGATCAGCAGGTCCGGGTCGGGGATGTCCGCCGTGTACAGGTAGCGGGAAAACTGTGGCCAATCCAGGTGGGCCGGGTCGACTTTGCCCTTGGCGGCGTCTTCGGAGATGGCACGGACGGCGTCCAAGACCTCGGTGCGCGAGCCGTAGTTGAGGGCGACTTGCAGGACATAGTCCTGAAAGTCTTTAGTCGCTTCGAGGGCCTGGTCGAGTTTCTTGCGGACACCCTCGGGCAGGTCGTCCGGGCGGCCAATCACACGCAGGCGCACCTTGTTTTTCACCAGTTCGCGGGTGTTGCGCTCCAGGAAGAACTCCAGCAGGCCCATCAATGAGGAGATTTCCTCCGCCGGGCGTTGCCAGTTTTCCACGGAAAAGGCGAACAATGTGACGTACTTGATATTGAGCTCGCGGGCGACCTTGAGCACGGCGCGAACATTGCTCACACCCCGCCGGTGCCCCTCGATCCGTGGCAGGCCCCGCTGGCGCGCCCAGCGCCCGTTACCATCCATGATGATGGCGACGTGGTTCAGGCCGTGGGCAGCGGGTTGGCTGGGAGAGTCTTGCACGTGTGGAGAATAGGACCGATGGTGACCGTTCGGATTGGAATTAGCGCACACCATATAGGGGGTGGAGTCCGGAATGCAAATCCCAATCGCATTCCCTTGGGCGGCATTCTGGGCTCAGGTGGCCGGGGCGATATTTGACAGGCAAGGCTTACGGCGGTACCTTACCCTATGTCAGAACCGCTCAGCATCACCGCCGTCGCCGACGCCCTGGCGGGCCTGCCCGGCTGGACCCACGCCGACGACAAGCTGCAAAAGACCTTTACGTTCGAGGATTTCTCCGCGGCCTTGGGGTTCGTGGTCCGGATGGGCCTGGAGGCCGAAAAACAGGGGCACCATCCCGAGCTTTTCAATGTCTATAACCGGGTCGAGGTGGCACTGTGTACCCATGACGCGGACGATAAGGTCACCGACAAGGACGTGAGCCTGGCTTCTGCCATCGAGGCCCTCCGGTCGGCCTGATATCTGCTGCACCCCTTGATTCACAAGCATTTAACCGTCGAACGCCGGTCGCCCAAAAATCATATTCCGCTGTTGCAC
This genomic interval from Ruficoccus sp. ZRK36 contains the following:
- a CDS encoding site-2 protease family protein, which codes for MSGDGNLLQNLFTNAWGWVLIILFFNGAIIIHELGHFLAAKWRGLKVERFSIFGLGPKIFGWRGKDGVEYCFCWIPFGAFVALPQLADMKALEGDSDDADTLPSISYADKMIVAFAGPFFNLVLAVLLATAVWVAGTPTRSSVETNVIGYVTPELSIDAETSVPSPAAKAGLQPGDRILQIDGEPVTDFQDISMLIATGSGRDAAGNPRVKLLIDRDGDILPIEAFPVLSTYNERSGRDIRRIGIAPAQNLRVGAIMPNSPAERAGLQPGDMIKAVDGEKLYNLRSLNDYIDGHVGETVTLALIRDGKPITLEVSPASVPWTKPLARLAPIDQPEAYAEFMPMYEPGESGNPASPNTEARVILFDVAENSPLADQFHPGDTLLSIGSTPVNSLSSLIAAANADEPGPALTFSQEGKDYVFQGIDDWQASLVDPITMAMIGFSLQDDLIIAHPTPPEQFVASLRMIGRVLGSLVSPRSDIGFKDLNGAIGIGRLVHSFSSPDIFETKWDGFRAALAFAVILNVNLALLNLLPIPVLDGGHMTIATVSKLLGRPMPRSLIEAATGVFVVLLFGLMAYITLFDSLDWVGDAESKRQAIRNQAYYIPVAFPEKTE
- a CDS encoding phosphatidate cytidylyltransferase, whose translation is MRKRIASTLGLWAVIIAVLVLFGADGGVLLLAALTALTQIEFYQLLEKMGYRPLKALGAGLGLVLVLGSYYLDGRPLDLLALAMIVLAFTLLVWPNIRQVFLPTLFGLIYVPFMLQFYTLIMHDYGTVMVPIWIVAVSKFSDVGGLLVGMKFGKHKLCPHISPKKTIEGALGGVAVSALVGVLLLAGFPDQLPDGLTWLKAALIAAILGDLALVSDLIESILKRRAGVKDSGSAIPGIGGIFDLTDSLILTAPAGYLLFKYLV
- a CDS encoding 4a-hydroxytetrahydrobiopterin dehydratase; its protein translation is MSEPLSITAVADALAGLPGWTHADDKLQKTFTFEDFSAALGFVVRMGLEAEKQGHHPELFNVYNRVEVALCTHDADDKVTDKDVSLASAIEALRSA
- the dxr gene encoding 1-deoxy-D-xylulose-5-phosphate reductoisomerase, with product MSSPKKIVLLGATGSIGENTLRVVAKHPDKLELLAIAGRRRWRDLARIAKEFNVPHVAIYDEAACTEAKASGEFPAETKLYCGLEGLIAVSVLEEAELVVPAVVGTLSLKPTLAALEKGKDIALASKEILVLAGKFVMETAKKSGSRMLPLDSEHNAIFQCLQGERKVDVDRLILTASGGPFRDFTREQMTTVTKEMALKHPNWDMGPKITIDSSTMANKGLELIEARWLFDLPADRIDVTIHPQSIVHSMVQYVDGSILAQLCPPVMTFAIQHTLLYPERAVGVDATLDFSQLMSLEFRPPDEVQFPCLRLAREAALAGGIATGAFNASNEVAVEAFVADRIGYLDIPRVIEQTLSAISNHDPDNLDDLLAADAEARRIAADKVATLTTSLAQ
- a CDS encoding isoprenyl transferase; the encoded protein is MQDSPSQPAAHGLNHVAIIMDGNGRWARQRGLPRIEGHRRGVSNVRAVLKVARELNIKYVTLFAFSVENWQRPAEEISSLMGLLEFFLERNTRELVKNKVRLRVIGRPDDLPEGVRKKLDQALEATKDFQDYVLQVALNYGSRTEVLDAVRAISEDAAKGKVDPAHLDWPQFSRYLYTADIPDPDLLIRTSGETRISNFLLLQCAYSEMVFTPVYWPDFDRKHFIEAVENFRQRQRRFGKTGEQIKAAPASEPAINR